One Bradyrhizobium zhanjiangense DNA segment encodes these proteins:
- a CDS encoding acyl-CoA desaturase, translating to MSPNTADDDQHDDIMYPSALPFLLVHLGCLAAIWSGIDWQAVAICVSLYCVRMFAIGAGYHRYFSHRAFATSRAFQFILACLAQSSAQKSVLWWAAKHRHHHLHSDTETDVHSPRHRGFLYSHLGWIFSRQHDTTDLVKVGDFAAYPELMWLHRLELLPAFALATLCFLAAGWSGLVVGFLWSTVLLYHATFCINSLAHVHGRKRYVTGDDSRNNWLLALFTLGEGWHNNHHAYQSSVRQGFRWWEIDVTYYLLKVLSWIGVVWNMKAPPEQVLRNEQPLGARVINRAARELAGRFDAQTLAHAISSALHRADLAQLQLPTLHDVLNRAHDGVDALTHLHLPKIPTREEFLAEAKAMFARTRSLNEIVDHAYEHFLASVRAQLATTT from the coding sequence ATGTCGCCCAATACCGCCGACGACGACCAGCACGACGACATCATGTATCCCTCGGCCCTGCCGTTTCTCCTGGTCCATCTCGGCTGTCTTGCGGCGATCTGGTCAGGCATCGATTGGCAGGCCGTCGCGATCTGCGTCTCACTCTATTGCGTGCGGATGTTTGCGATCGGAGCCGGCTACCACCGCTACTTCTCACATCGGGCGTTTGCGACCAGCCGGGCGTTTCAGTTCATCCTGGCCTGCCTCGCGCAGAGCAGCGCGCAGAAGAGCGTTTTGTGGTGGGCGGCCAAGCATCGGCACCATCACCTGCATTCCGATACCGAGACCGACGTGCATTCGCCGCGTCACCGCGGCTTCCTCTACAGCCATCTCGGCTGGATTTTTTCGCGGCAACACGACACGACCGATCTCGTGAAGGTCGGTGATTTCGCCGCTTATCCGGAGCTGATGTGGCTGCATCGGCTGGAGTTGCTGCCGGCTTTCGCGCTTGCAACGCTCTGCTTCCTGGCGGCGGGCTGGTCAGGCCTGGTCGTTGGCTTCCTCTGGAGCACGGTGCTGCTCTATCACGCGACCTTCTGCATCAATTCCCTCGCCCATGTGCATGGACGCAAGCGGTACGTGACGGGTGATGACTCCCGCAACAACTGGCTATTGGCGCTGTTCACGCTGGGTGAGGGCTGGCACAACAATCACCACGCCTACCAGAGCAGCGTGCGACAAGGCTTTCGCTGGTGGGAGATCGACGTGACCTATTACCTCCTGAAGGTCTTGTCGTGGATCGGCGTCGTCTGGAACATGAAGGCGCCGCCCGAACAGGTGCTGCGCAACGAGCAGCCGCTCGGCGCACGGGTCATCAATCGGGCGGCCCGCGAGCTTGCCGGACGGTTCGATGCGCAGACGCTCGCGCATGCGATCTCGTCGGCGCTTCACCGCGCCGATCTGGCCCAGCTGCAACTGCCGACGCTGCACGACGTTCTCAATCGCGCGCATGACGGCGTCGACGCGCTGACGCATCTGCATCTGCCGAAGATTCCGACCCGCGAGGAGTTTCTTGCCGAAGCCAAAGCGATGTTCGCGCGAACGCGATCGCTCAACGAGATCGTGGACCACGCCTACGAACACTTCCTGGCATCGGTGCGCGCGCAGCTCGCGACCACGACCTGA
- a CDS encoding DUF2231 domain-containing protein codes for MSINPKTTAAIGDHPLHPMLIPFPVAFLVGAPIADLAFIGTGDAFWARAAIWLIGAGIVMALVAAVAGFTDFLSEPRIRSLEDAWYHMVGNLAAVVLALVNFYLRYAQGTEAAVKPWGVVLSLIVVGILLFTGWKGWEMVHRHHVAVLDAPGQTSSEPVMPPRGGESDRRAA; via the coding sequence ATGAGCATCAACCCCAAAACGACTGCCGCGATCGGCGATCACCCCCTGCACCCCATGCTGATTCCGTTCCCCGTCGCCTTCCTGGTCGGCGCGCCGATCGCCGACTTGGCCTTCATCGGAACCGGCGATGCCTTCTGGGCCCGCGCCGCGATCTGGCTGATCGGCGCCGGCATCGTCATGGCGCTCGTTGCTGCCGTAGCCGGTTTTACCGACTTCTTGAGCGAGCCCCGAATCCGCAGCCTCGAGGATGCCTGGTATCACATGGTCGGCAATCTCGCGGCGGTCGTGCTGGCGCTGGTCAACTTCTATCTCCGTTACGCGCAAGGCACTGAAGCTGCGGTCAAGCCGTGGGGCGTGGTTCTGTCGCTCATCGTCGTCGGCATCCTCCTGTTCACGGGATGGAAGGGCTGGGAGATGGTGCACCGGCATCACGTCGCGGTGCTGGACGCGCCAGGCCAGACCAGCTCGGAGCCGGTCATGCCGCCTCGTGGCGGCGAGAGCGACCGGCGGGCCGCCTGA
- the tolQ gene encoding protein TolQ, which translates to MNPADVAQSALPVAASADVSLIALFWQAHWIVKAVMLGLLSCSVWVWAIAIDKIFLYARTRRSMDRFEQAFWSGESIEELYRTLSAKPTHSMAACFVAAMREWKRSFESHARSVAGLQMRIDKVMNVSIAREVERLERRLLVLATVGSAGPFVGLFGTVWGIMSSFQSIAASKNTSLAVVAPGIAEALFATAVGLIAAIPATIFYNKFTSEVNRQAQRLEGFADEFSAILSRQIDERG; encoded by the coding sequence ATGAATCCGGCCGACGTGGCTCAGTCAGCCCTTCCGGTTGCTGCCTCCGCCGACGTGTCGCTGATTGCGCTGTTCTGGCAGGCTCACTGGATCGTGAAGGCGGTGATGCTGGGACTTCTGTCCTGCTCGGTCTGGGTCTGGGCGATCGCCATCGACAAGATCTTTCTTTACGCGCGCACACGGCGCTCGATGGATCGTTTCGAGCAGGCCTTCTGGTCCGGCGAGTCGATCGAGGAACTCTATCGCACGCTTTCGGCCAAGCCGACCCATTCCATGGCGGCCTGCTTCGTGGCGGCGATGCGCGAATGGAAGCGTTCCTTCGAGAGCCATGCCCGCTCGGTCGCGGGCTTGCAGATGCGCATCGACAAGGTGATGAACGTCTCGATCGCGCGCGAGGTCGAGCGGCTGGAACGCCGGCTCCTGGTGCTCGCGACCGTCGGCTCCGCCGGCCCCTTCGTCGGCCTGTTCGGCACGGTCTGGGGCATCATGTCGAGCTTCCAGTCGATCGCCGCGTCGAAAAACACCTCTCTGGCGGTGGTGGCCCCTGGTATCGCGGAGGCGCTGTTTGCCACCGCCGTCGGTCTCATCGCCGCCATTCCTGCCACTATTTTCTACAATAAGTTCACCTCCGAGGTGAATCGGCAGGCCCAGCGGCTCGAAGGCTTCGCCGATGAATTTTCCGCCATTCTGTCACGTCAGATCGACGAGCGGGGCTGA